The following are encoded in a window of Penicillium oxalicum strain HP7-1 chromosome II, whole genome shotgun sequence genomic DNA:
- a CDS encoding DNA repair protein rhp26: MASPTSTNAAVEATRLQELNADVRNQDDLERDITRQADKFLAEKAEENDTKRLEKALGDKAKVDRQIQQAKDRLGKSVGPVARTRIENELRNLEARRTGLVQDVTEIQKRIDDRREAQEKADETHGSGRLPNESRRDYLLRTGKITPFELMSQSGTNGALSTLQDALVDTEDQQQEAEERKKAHQEPQASHRNLLRPEFDFDDLSESSDHRSTKRRKLESPPTAKKGSKPSKAARRGSPEADSEASYVASEDSALSDDDEFMPDTTPEPGLQKRKKGKADAVLEDMSGVDDGNEEVYQDRLQKWISRRSAARNRTLGSSVEGEKEEDVKEEWLKPHPSEPDLDLHNGLHVPGDIGKFLFPYQRTGVQWLWELHQQSVGGIIGDEMGLGKTIQAIAYLASLHYSNMYTKPAIIVCPATLMKQWVNEFHRWWPPFRVSILHSSGSGMMNLGRESSREAALASELMGSIPSRHLSAGQKAAKKIIKRVMEEGHVLVTTYSGLQSYADALVDVEWGCAILDEGHKIRNPDAGITFSCKELRTPHRIILSGTPMQNSLVDLWSLFDFVFPMRLGTLVTFKNQFEIPIRQGGYASATNLQVQTAAKCAATLKDAISPYLLQRYKADVTSDLPQKTEQVIFCKLTQEQRNVYKRFLGSDDMSSIIRGKRNSLFGIDILRKICNHPDLVNRQIRTHDSDFGNSDRSGKMKVLKGLLEVWKDTGHKTLLFAQTRQMLDIIEKFIWSLGGFNFRRMDGNTPIKDRQTMVDEFNKDPDLHVFLLTTRVGGIGVNLTGADRVIIYDPDWNPSTDMQARERAWRLGQKRDVTIFRLMTKGTIEEKIYHRQIFKQFLTNKITRDPQQRESFQASDLYDLFSLTEENDNELETTKLFKNADVTYQEQAKANPGNQRRGAVNRQKAQPVQADEEDISAVQGVANVEQFRNEAEDEKSSKTAEDRIMHGIFARSGVHAALEHDQIINGKRNVRADPKLIEEEARRVAAEAARELRRAEEVARNTPIGLPTWTGSFGVGGRVDTAGNGGSSSRPAARGPSSSSLLANLNPNASSIMSPNSTPPGSVTPSRMPRGKDFLPLIRDFLLSRRGPVFTQVIVDQFNHYCTTPQRVAEFQEMLKTVASLDRDRGGRGRWTLKPEFARPSS; encoded by the coding sequence CGTCAGATCCAACAGGCCAAGGACCGTCTGGGCAAGAGTGTCGGACCAGTCGCACGAACTCGGATCGAGAATGAGCTTCGGAACCTGGAAGCCCGCCGCACTGGACTGGTCCAAGATGTCACAGAGATCCAGAAGCGCATAGATGATCGCCGCGAGGCTCAAGAAAAGGCCGACGAGACCCATGGCTCGGGTCGCTTGCCAAACGAGTCCCGACGGGACTATCTTCTCCGAACAGGAAAGATTACACCTTTTGAGCTGATGAGTCAGTCCGGCACAAATGGAGCTCTGTCGACTCTACAAGACGCCCTGGTAGATACTGAAGATCAGCAACAAGAGGCGGAAGAGCGGAAAAAAGCACACCAGGAGCCCCAGGCCTCCCACCGGAACCTGCTTCGCCCGGAATTCGACTTTGATGATCTCAGCGAGAGCTCAGATCATCGTAGCACCAAGCGACGAAAGCTGGAAAGCCCGCCCACTGCAAAAAAAGGGTCGAAGCCCTCGAAGGCTGCCCGACGCGGCTCACCTGAGGCCGATTCGGAGGCCAGTTACGTCGCTTCCGAGGACAGTGCATTGTCTGACGACGATGAGTTTATGCCAGATACTACTCCCGAGCCCGGCTTACAAAAGCGCAAGAAGGGTAAAGCTGATGCCGTCCTTGAGGATATGAGTGGCGTAGATGACGGCAACGAGGAAGTCTATCAAGATCGCCTCCAGAAATGGATCAGCCGACGCAGTGCTGCTCGTAACCGCACCCTAGGGTCTTCGGTGGAGGgcgagaaggaagaggatgtgaAGGAGGAGTGGCTGAAGCCCCACCCATCAGAGCCAGACCTTGACCTTCACAACGGTCTCCATGTCCCAGGCGACATTGGGAAATTCCTCTTTCCCTATCAGCGCACCGGAGTTCAATGGCTCTGGGAACTCCACCAGCAATCTGTAGGAGGAATTATCGGCGATGAGATGGGACTTGGAAAGACAATCCAGGCAATCGCCTATCTGGCATCGTTGCATTACAGCAACATGTACACGAAACCTGCGATCATTGTCTGCCCTGCGACGCTGATGAAGCAATGGGTCAATGAATTCCATCGTTGGTGGCCCCCATTCCGGGTCTCGATTCTCCATTCATCCGGCAGTGGTATGATGAACTTGGGCCGTGAGAGTAGCCGTGAGGCCGCATTGGCATCCGAGCTGATGGGCAGCATACCTTCTCGGCATCTATCAGCTGGTCAGAAggcggccaagaagatcatcaagcGAGTCATGGAGGAAGGACACGTTCTCGTGACTACGTATTCCGGTCTCCAGTCCTACGCTGATGCTCTTGTTGATGTCGAATGGGGCTGCGCTATTCTCGATGAAGGTCACAAAATTCGTAATCCTGACGCCGGTATTACCTTCAGCTGCAAAGAATTGCGCACGCCTCATCGCATAATTCTGTCCGGGACTCCGATGCAAAACAGCCTAGTCGATCTGTGGTCACTCTTTGACTTTGTCTTTCCCATGCGCCTCGGCACGCTGGTGACTTTCAAGAACCAGTTTGAAATTCCCATCCGGCAGGGAGGGTACGCATCCGCCACCAACCTCCAAGTGCAGACGGCTGCGAAGTGTGCAGCTACCCTGAAGGATGCCATCAGTCCGTACCTTCTTCAGCGGTACAAGGCGGATGTCACATCAGATCTACCACAGAAGACTGAACAAGTCATCTTTTGTAAGCTGACTCAGGAGCAACGGAACGTCTATAAACGGTTCCTGGGGTCGGATGATATGAGCTCCATCATCCGAGGTAAAAGAAATTCTCTCTTCGGAATCGACATTCTCCGAAAGATTTGCAATCATCCAGACTTGGTGAATCGTCAGATCCGAACGCATGACTCCGACTTTGGCAACAGCGACCGCTCGGGCAAGATGAAGGTTCTGAAGGGTCTGCTGGAGGTCTGGAAGGATACTGGGCACAAGACGCTGCTGTTCGCTCAGACTCGACAGATGCTGGACATCATTGAAAAATTCATTTGGTCGCTTGGCGGTTTCAATTTTCGTCGCATGGATGGTAATACTCCGATCAAAGATCGGCAGACCATGGTGGATGAATTCAACAAGGACCCGGACTTACATGTTTTCCTTCTGACCACTCGCGTGGGAGGCATTGGGGTAAACTTGACCGGAGCCGATCGAGTCATCATCTATGATCCGGACTGGAATCCTTCCACAGATATGCAGGCACGCGAGCGAGCGTGGCGACTGGGACAGAAACGTGACGTGACGATCTTCCGCCTCATGACCAAGGGTACCATCGAGGAAAAAATCTATCACCGGCAGATTTTCAAGCAATTCTTGACCAACAAGATCACTCGTGACCCCCAGCAGCGGGAAAGCTTCCAAGCGAGTGACCTGTATGATCTCTTCTCTTTGACGGAGGAGAATGATAACGAGCTCGAAACCACGAAGCTCTTCAAGAATGCGGACGTTACTTATCAGGAACAAGCCAAGGCCAATCCCGGTAATCAACGTCGTGGTGCGGTGAATCGACAGAAGGCCCAACCAGTTCAAGctgatgaagaagatatcAGCGCCGTTCAAGGGGTCGCCAATGTCGAGCAATTCCGTAACGAGGCAGAGGATGAGAAATCTTCCAAGACCGCAGAAGACCGGATCATGCATGGCATCTTCGCTCGCTCCGGCGTTCATGCTGCGCTTGAACATGATCAGATTATTAACGGCAAGCGCAATGTCCGGGCCGACCCGAAACTGATCGAAGAAGAGGCACGCCGCGtcgccgccgaagccgcTCGTGAGCTACGCCGTGCAGAAGAGGTCGCTCGCAACACACCCATCGGTCTGCCTACTTGGACGGGCTCTTTTGGCGTAGGTGGCCGCGTGGATACCGCTGGCAACGGTGGCTCGTCATCAAGACCGGCCGCTCGGGgtccatcctcctcatccctTCTCGCCAACCTCAACCCCAACGCCTCTTCAATCATGTCCCCAAACTCGACACCTCCAGGATCGGTCACACCAAGTCGAATGCCCCGGGGGAAAGACTTCCTGCCGCTTATTCGGGATTTCTTGCTCTCTCGCCGAGGGCCTGTGTTCACGCAAGTGATTGTTGATCAATTCAATCATTACTGCACCACCCCTCAGCGAGTAGCTGAATTTCAAGAGATGCTTAAGACTGTGGCTAGCTTGGATCGAGACCGAGGTGGTCGGGGTCGATGGACTTTGAAGCCCGAATTTGCGAGGCCATCTAGTTAA